The Dermacentor andersoni chromosome 1, qqDerAnde1_hic_scaffold, whole genome shotgun sequence genomic interval AATATATTATATCATATAGTAACTATATCAGTTCTCAGTAGTACAATGATTAACAAATCTAAACAGAGTTCGGTGTACAGCCACAATTAGAAGGGCTTCATAATAAATCCTCAAAAGCAACTCTGCATGACACTTTGGCATGGCTCACGAGCCTCTGATAAGATagcaattatcatcatcatcatcatcatcagcctgattacgcccactgcagggcaaaggcctctcccatacttctccaactaccccggtcatgtactaattgtggccatgttgaccctccaaacttcctaatctcatctgcccacctaactttctgtcgccccctgctacgcttcccttccctcggaatccagtccgtaacccttaatgaccatcggttatcttccctcctcattacatgtcctgcccatgcccatttctttttcttgattgcaactaagatgtcattaacgcgcgtttgttccctcacccaatctgctcttttcttatcccttaacgttacacctatcatttttctttccatagctcgttgcgtcgtcctcaatttaagtagaacccttttcgtaagcctccaggtttctgccccgtacgtgagtactggtaagacacagctgttatacacttttctcttgagggataatggcaacctgctgttcatgatctgcgaatgcctgccaaacgcaccccagcccattcttattcttctgattatttcactctcatgatctggatcagcagtcactacctgtcctaagtagatgtattctcttaccacttccagtgcctcgctacctatcgtaaactgctgttcccttccgagactgttaaacattactttagttttctgcagattcatttttagtcccacccttctgctctgcctctccagatcagtgagcatgcattgcagttggtcccctgagttactaagcaaggcaatatcatcagcgaagcgcaagttactaaggtattctccatttactcttatccccaattcttcccaatccaggtctctgaatacctcctgtaaacacgctgtgaatagcattggagagatcgtatctccctgcctgacgcctttctttattgggattttgttgctttctttatggaggagtacagtggctgtggagccgctatagatatctttcagtatttttacatacggctcgtctacaccctgattccgcaatgcctccatgactgctgaggtttcgactgaatcaaacgctttctcgtaatcaatgaaagctatatataatggttggttatattccgcacatttctctatcacctgattgatagtgtgaatatgatctattgttgagtagcctttacggaatcctgcctggtcctttggttgacggaagtctaaggtgttccggattctatttgcaattaccttagtaaatactttgtaggcaacggacagtaagctgatcggtctataatttttcaagtctttggcgtcgcctttcttatggattaggattatgttagcgttcttccaagattccggtacgctcgaggtcttgaggcattgcgtatagaggctggccagtttttctagaacaatctgcccaccatccttcagcaaatctgctgttacctgatcctccccagctgccttccccctttgcatagctcccaaggctttctttacttcttccggcgttacttctgggatatcgaattcctctagattattctctcttccattatcatcgtgggtgccactcgtactgtataaatctctatagaactcctcagccacttgaactatctcatccatattagtaatgatattgccggctttgtctcttagcgcatacgtctgattcttgccaattcctagtttcttcttcactgcttttaggcttcctccgttcctgagagcttgttcaattctatccatgttatacttccttatgtcagctgtcttacgcttgttgattaacttcgaaagttctgccagttctattctagctgtagggttagaggctttcatacattggcgtttcttgatcagatctttcgtctcctgcgatagcttactggtatcctgtctaacggagttaccaccgacttctattgcacactccttaatgatgcccacaagattgtcgttcattgcttcaacactaagatcctcttcgtggcttaaagccgaatacctgttctgtagcttgatctggaattcctctattttccctcttagcgctaactcattgatcggcttcttatgtaccagtttcctccgttccctcctcaggtctaggctaattcgagttcttaccatcctgtggtcactgcagcgcaccttaccgagcacgtccacatcttgtatgatgccagggttagcgcagagtatgaaatctatttcatttctagtctcgccgttcgggctcctccatgtccactttcggttattccgcttgcggaagaaggtattcattatcctcatattattctgttctgcaaactctactaatacctcccccctgctattcctagtgcctatgccatattcccccactgccttgtctccagcatgcttcttgcctaccttggcattgaaatcgcccatcagtatagtgtattttgttttcactctacccatcgccgattccacgtcttcgtagaagctttcgacttcctggtcatcatgactggatgtaggggcgtagacctgtacaaccttcattttgtacctcttattaagtttcacaacaagacatgccaccctctcgttaatgctatagaattcctgtatgttaccagctatattcttattaatcaggaatccgattcctagttctcgtctctccgctaagccccggtagcacaggacgtgcccgctccttaacactgtatatgcttcttttggcctcctaacttcactgagccctattatatcccatttactgccctctaattcttccaatagcactgctagactcgcctcactagataatgttcttgcgttaaacgttgccaggttcagattccaatggcggcctgtccggagccagggattcttagcaccctctgcagcgtcgcaggtctgaccgccgccgtggtcagttgcttcgcagctgctggggactgagggccggggtttgattgttgtgttcatataggaggttgtggccaagtactgcaccagggtggccaatcctgctctggtgagggagtgtgttaccggttctggtcaccggcatcaggccacaccccaggcctgttttatgcaattttatcaacacgcggatttttttttttttttttaatccggtggaaaattgcgcggcaccgggattcgaaccacggacctcttgcacgcgaggcgggtgttctacctctacgccaccgcaaTAGCAATAGCATAGCAATTCTGGTACACTGATATTTTCAGGTTCTGCTACAGGCAAAAAACAACAGGGTGAATTAGGTGCATGCATGCATCACATATTCAAAGTATAGTTTAATGTTGTCTACTTACATTCCCTGACAACGAGGTAAGCAAGAGTTAAAATGACTGTGTGCCCACTGTAGATGTAGTCTCCACAGAATGTGTGCTGCCCATTTATCGACAGTCCAAATCCACTCAGCAGCTGGGCAACCCGTTTCATTATTAGAAGCGGATTTGTGCTATTTGCCTGGAAGAAGAAGCACAAGTGGAAAATAAAAATGAGAGTGTATACTACTCTTCTTCAGTTCAGCATGCTACAGGGAAAGTGCTAACTACCTCTACCTTAGTTCACTCACTAACTTAAAGTTTTATAAGCAAGGTTGAGAAAGTTCCATGAAAATAAATGTTGTCATCCACCCTAAACTAACCATAATGCTACAAAGGATACACATTCAAGTTTTTCACAAAAAAGCCCATACTTGCCCTTGTCCTTGCCCGCGAACCAGGGTAAATTTATCAGCTGCAAAACTTTCTGGGAAACTTGAAGTTTACTTTGTAGCTTCGCCCTACTTTAGGGTGGATGATAATTTTCCCCTTCACTTTTAAGCTTGGGAAGTTTGTTTATTCATTACGAGCTTGTCATAACATCATAACCAACAATTTTGAGGGTCTGAAGTGAAAGTCAaattgcattattttgttttaaTTTCCTAATGGAGTGCTCCCCGAAATCTGGTGCCCTGTAATCCCCAAATGCAAAGATGTGGCTAGGAGCCATACTTTAGAGCAATTATTTTAATTCTCCATTCTTTTTGTCATTCATCATAGGCTCACTTGCAGCTGCTCTACTGTTATTGCCACAGTCCGCCGCTTAGCCCAACGGATGAGCGAAAAGAATGGAATGAAAGGAAAACAATCCTTACAATATATGACCCCTGAACTTAATTTTTGCAGGTGTCTTCTGCCTGAAGTTGTTTTCAAGGAAAGGGGGTTTACCTGCGTCTAGCCTGTTTATTGTTTCCACAGGAATAAATATAGTTTCATAGGGAAGGGCTTTTGACACAAACTTTACACATTGACACCaccattccgggcaagttggtaatccattactcaaatgatattgcgcaacaaaaaaaccgacacggacgtgagaggacgacacaccaagcgcttggtgtgtagTCCTCTCatgtccgtgtcgttttttgttgcgcaatatcatttgagtaatgcaTACAAATACCAATCCCCCCAATTAAACTCAAAACACACATACAAGAAGATTGACAATCCTGCTGATGTCTTACTTGAATTTTATAAGGTGAGAGTCATAAGAGTCAACTGATAACACTAAAAGCCAATACAGAAATATGGCTGTTGGCTAGAGTGAGCTTGTCTATTAGTTTTCAGGTTTTTTCAAAATAGTTTTCACAGCACTATCATCAATTAATGCTTGATGTTAAGTGGCAGCCTATGATTTCATTGATTGCTCCACATGGATACCGAGTTTGCATTTTTATTCAGCGATCAAGTATGAGGAAATTCATGGATTTCGTAATGAAGAACAGATGTGCCCATGCCATACTTGAGCAAACTGCAGCTTCTATTCATTTTTACTCCGTACAGTCAAACACCTGAGGTGTTTTGTAATCCCCTGTTGACCCTGCCGAAACCCCCTGAAGATTGTGATCTGCAGTTTCAGATATACCACTTTACTGATTTATTTGCACAACTGCTTCTAACAAAGAGGTGCCACAAAAATATACTTTTCAACCAAAATGCATGCATCAGTTAATTCCCCTAAATAATCTGTCATAAATATATATGCACTTGTTTCATATCCCAAATGAGAGATATCGAAGTGTCCACATATTACGCTTAAAACAGCGTGCCGATTAAGAGAAGCACTCAGAGCTATTGTGGCTGAAAAGCTACTCATAAGACATGTTAAACTGACCTAACGGTGCGCAGATGTGCATGTGTTTTATTCATGTGAGCAAAGCAGCTGGATAGTGTTACGAAGGGTAAGTAACCTTTGCTTCCATTCCTCTTCGCCTTCTCATTCTTCAAGTGCTGTTCTTATGTCCCTGAAATTAAACTTCCAAATCTGACCTTGCATTTCCTCTTCACATACTACAAAAGCGCACAAAACAAATTAGgcttcggaactcctggttcctCAATATTCGTGAGAGTTATGAATGCAGCACCTGTGGTACTGTCCCTTGCTTATGTGTGCTACTAAATCTAGCAGGCCTGAAACAATAACATGATAAGACTGCTGAAGGAGTCACTAGCAGAAGTTCTAAGGGTACCACTCACTTTTGGAGAACAGTAGTACGTTGTACTTGCAACAGGGACTTGAGTGACAAACATTGTAATACTCCTCATAAAGTATAAAAGACCCATAATGAAGAAAACACGTTGCAGGACAATCCACCTGTAAGAAGCCAATGCACAGGAAGGATATTAGTACAAGATAAAACTTAAAAAGTCATGATTAAAACAAGGACTGAGATCATACACAACACTGCCTTgaacaaggcagaaacatttgtTCAAAGCACTGTTTCAAGAAGCTTTCAAAGTTGCACAAGTGCATGCAGGCAAAGAAACAAGCAAGGAAAATAAATGCAAATGCAAAAAGTCATTTGAAACCATAGGGATGAACAGGTATGCCCAAATCGGTCTACAAACCAAACTGTCTTCAGGAAAAAATGGTGGCCTTTGCTTCAGTAACTCAGCATCATATATTTAGATACGTAAAtataatggtaattcttgcctTACAAGTAGGGCTGCCACCTTCAccgtgggaaaaaaaagaacaactggCGATGAGAAGATGGGTGAGGGGGAGTGCATTCTGTCTGTGAAAACTACTGAAGGCAAAATTCTgttactagtactcaactactcgttgcaaaaaacatcctcgtattgattataagataaaataaaatgctacttgtccagttccatttcgtATTTAGAAAAAGGAACGAACTGAAATTACCGTTGATAACGACGCAGGTGGTCGAAACGTTTCGTTTGCACTCAACTCTGCACCGcgcacgctttcgcgtttcagtacttttCTGATTGCGTAGTGCTGCACTCGTTTTGCTGGCTAGCAAAACTGGCACagactgcaagtagcagagaactcaacttccatgtgatgttgcgggatgcccgaatggtttacgccacttgaccaaaaagcagctgcagcggcgaatccgccgctatgtcttggctcggtgctgcCGTCTGCTGatcgccgttttactcaccgacggcagcaaagggtggtgatggcgtatgcaaagTCACCACTCACCCGGTTGGGTGGTgagagatttgaatttcgaaaaacaTATTCGGatccttcagatacaattttcttgtaaactaggtcttctcttggcacgaaacaagcattgcgaggtttctggaaagcgATTTAAACAGTACACGtagacttagtatttgcctttagtgtcgctttaaacTACTACAATAAACCTTTACATTAATGTTTCTTAATCTGGTGTTGTTAAATTTATTTGAAAACCACGTAATACAGTAAGTTTTCACTTCATATTTCTAGATACATCAGTTTATTTTGGCCGATCTTGTTTCGAATGCAGCACCATGCTTTCAGTAGCATGTCCAGaaggaagcaataaaaaaaattgtttcaacTTAGCAAAAGACCGCTTATATAAAAGATTTTTTGCATGCTCATGTGACAGAGATATAAGGTATGTAAATTACTAGCTTACGAACAACTTAGCAACACATAGAAGTCTAGATGGCAAAAATATACATAAGGCTTTATTTAATGCATGGGCATACTTAAGGAAAGTTCGAGGACTTAATAACGAATTCATCTGTGACAATTCAATTGTCTGTTGTGCATGAGCACCTAAAAGAGCACTTGCGGTGCAGTTCATAATGTGCCGATTTCAGGAGACCCAGAAAACCAGCAAATAGTGTGCTGGTGTGGGGGTTGAACTGGCAGCTGGCACCACGACAAAAAGCTGGCTGAGCCAGTGAAAAACTGGTCAGGTGGCAACCCAActtacaagaaaataaagaataagtTAGGAGCAATAAGCACTTAATAAAAGGTGTGCTAATAGTAATTTTTGAGATCGAATCAAGCGCAAATTGAATGGAATACTTTTCAAATAGTTTTCATATCATGAACAGGCTTTTTCACCattaatataaaacaatgttgACATCAAACATGACCTATATCAGTAAACTTCACTTGTGGTACACTGAGCCTAATATGAAGCATGATTTATCCCATTTGAATGGAGCATTATAAACAAATAAACAGGATTATTCAGAACATGTGTGGTTGTGAGTTTGCACAAAGAAGGTTTAAAAGGGCTCCTGTGAACAGGTTAGCATCTTCGATGATAAAATGGGAATGCATGGTGACTGCAGCAATGGTAGAGCAAAGAAAACACTTTTTTTTACTTAGAATGATCCCTGAAGATCACTGTCACTGAACTATAATATCAACTTATGTTGCAATTGAGTGTATACAGATTTATTCCCAAGAAAATACAGAGTTGCAGCATCAATAAATATAGCAAGCAATACTCATTGCCAAATATAATGCATGAGTGAAATTTGAGTCCAAATAATAGTAGTTTAGTTGGAAATGTCTTTATACTTAAGCGATACAGGACACTCTAAAAAATTCCCATTCATTATACTCACAGTGGCAGAGGCAAAATTTGCTTTGTTTTTGCTTTAGTTTCATgtgtttcttcctaagtcctggtattctgcgccttgcctttacgtaTTTGATTCATTATTTGAAAGTTTAGAATATTTGGTCACCCTTAACAGGCTGCCTTTAGAAGCCTTATTGCAAGTACCCACTTGATGATCCATTGCAGAACAGTTGACTAGTGAGAAGTTCTACCTTGAAGTAGATCATGATTTACATTGCAATGCCAACAGCTTCTTTATTCCACTGCATGTTCATGCTGACTTAACACGAAAAGATTTCGCTAGGTATACTGCTCTGTGTGCTGCAATATAGTAAAACTTGAACATAAGACAGCATGCAAAACCATTCTTTGCACATACTGCATGTGCTCATTGTGGACTGCATAAACAAGTATACTTCATAAATGGACATGTACCACTACCCAGTACCTTAACACAAAAATATCAGATCTTTCATGTGAGCTTCTTTCACTTTATGTTAACAATGTCCAAACGAAATAAGAGACCCGGCAGTGAAGCAAGCGTGCATGCACACATGCTCTCTCTCTCACAGATACACAAAATGCCACCATTCAATAAGTGTTCTCATTTTTGAAGCGGATGTGCATCTCAGGCTCGAGCTATGACAGGTGATCATCAAAATATATGCTTACGCCATAATTATGTATTGGAAACAAGCCCATAAAAGTGAAGGGCACAAGACAGAACTGAAACTTCCTCCTTATGTGCTTTGTTTCTTTGAGCTGACTTCCAACATGCGTCGGCAGCAACTTAGATTTCACGATTCTGATGTCGCAATTTCTAATTAAGGGGGCTGGCACATTCACTCTGGCATCTAAAGACACGCCAGCACGGCTCGTGTGCTCACCTGTAGCGGTGTATGAGCAGCAAGCCAAGCGTGGACCAGATGCAGAATATGATGATGGACTCGGACACGTCGAGCGCCCAGTCAAGCGGCGGGAAGTAGTCAAAGAAGACGTCCGGCAGCGGCGGGTACTTGGCTCGGTCGGGGATGCGCTCGTGCACGTAGGCCAAGCACGTCAGGTTGAGGATTAGGTTGGCCGACAGGAAGGTGAAGGCCACCAGGGTCTTCCACTTCTCCTGCAACAGCCGCGGCTCGCCGCCGCGCTCAACGGGGGAGGCAGCCGCACCgatgctgatgactgtgtcgcACGCGAGCAGGTCGCCATTCTTGTCGCGCCGATTGCGATACTCGTCGCAGCTGGCATGGTGTTCAGGCCACGAATGGTGCAGGCCCGAGGTACCACCAACACCGGATGAGGCGCCCGACGCCGCGCCGTTGCACAGCAGCGGCTGGCCCTCGGCACCTGTCGCCGACAATGTGGTGTCCATCACTTGAATCATGGGGCGTCAGCCCGCCGCCGCCTAGCGCCAGCGGTCTCCTCCGCGCATCGCACCGATGCCTCGCTCGCCCTGGCGGTGGTAGCACGCCTGCGCACAAGGAAAGTGAAACCTGCGTTTTCATCCGTGACGGTTGCCTGTGTTTACATTTAAACGCTGCTGACACATTAGTGTCTTTTAGAATATTTCAGACTTCTCTAAGTAACCCAAAATAGAATGGCGCAATGCCaatgccactaagcaaccatagcGAGTCTTCCTAATCGTTACTACTGTTACACAAGTTCGCGTTCCTGGAATCAAGGCACAGAGGCCACAGGTATGAGCACATCGGCGAGCAACAGCGCTCACGGCCCCGGTGGCATTTTGTAACTAACCCGTATGCGGGAGCCATGCAGGGACTCTACTTGCAAAGCCAATGTTAATTAAAAGGAGGGTgttgaaccgaaaaaaaaaaaaaagaaataccggTTCGGTTCGGGTTCAACGCGCTCCCATTTCGTTCCGGTTAAGTACCAGAGAAATAAAATTTATAACGGTTCGCGAACCGGTTCGAGCAGTCCAGTTTATCCGGCCCCATGGCGATATGCTGCATAGTAATACCGACCTGCCCGCATGGCGTATGCGAAGGTTTCATCAAAAGAAGGCAGACATGTACGAATGAATTACACAGATACGGGGAGATTATCATGTAGAAAGACAGAGGTAATAAGTGAGCACAAGCTCGCGAACAAGTTAACGaccgcgcaatgagcgatggaacgaaaaatgttaggcgtaacgttaacagaccggaagagagcggtatggatcagagagcaaacggggatatccGGTATTCTAGTTCACATTAAAGGGGCTCCGAACCACCACTCGGGCtgggtgaaataacatagtccgcgggtagcatacgctgctgtgaacatttcagtcaagttttgctgtcgtacgcggtgcgtggaacTTCGCAAGCGGAACGTGaattcacctttctctcaaacgctctcttttcaaacagaagcgtgctcctcactctcttctggatgctttatttcgcgATAAAGCGAATTCCCATAGGCGGCAGCTATTGGTAGATGCGGTCGGCTACACAGCGTAGATAtcgccgccacgagtccactggctaagcgcactgcggttcgctgaggacaaccgcgtttggcttacgtttagcgcgccgtaggcaccaaaattggaagtcgtggcgtctacgttaacatccaaagcGAAATTTGGACTGCGCACTACGGTGACACTTAAAAGGCgcagcgttgtgggcacgccccactgcgccgtagccttcgcagtgaaaggctttgaagaaggaacgggaacacagaggaggccgtgtttgattaccaataac includes:
- the LOC126516415 gene encoding phosphatidylcholine:ceramide cholinephosphotransferase 2-like, with the translated sequence MIQVMDTTLSATGAEGQPLLCNGAASGASSGVGGTSGLHHSWPEHHASCDEYRNRRDKNGDLLACDTVISIGAAASPVERGGEPRLLQEKWKTLVAFTFLSANLILNLTCLAYVHERIPDRAKYPPLPDVFFDYFPPLDWALDVSESIIIFCIWSTLGLLLIHRYRWIVLQRVFFIMGLLYFMRSITMFVTQVPVASTTYYCSPKANSTNPLLIMKRVAQLLSGFGLSINGQHTFCGDYIYSGHTVILTLAYLVVREYSPQRCKYLHLVYLVLSTVGILMVLLSRGHYTVDVVIGYYVTSRVFWIYHTLANNMALKVASQNNYLSRSWWFSLFTYFEKNVGGVVPRQYEWPLPWPRRWLPRTRIS